The Bacteriovorax sp. PP10 nucleotide sequence TCTCATAAGTTGGCCCTAGAACTCCCATGTACACACCTTGCTGAGTTTTGATTTTTAAATCAGCACTCACTTTTCCTAGTGTATCGATTAATTCCTGGTTGAAAGCGTGACCCATATCAGGGAAGCGAGGTCCCATTGATTCATCGTTTGGCCCCATTAGTGGGTTTCTTCCTGTGAAATTGATTTGATCAGTTAAGATCACCAGATCACCAGGTTTATAACCTAAGTTCACACCACCAGCAGCGTTTGTTAAAACAACTGTGTCGATACCAAGTTTATGAAGAACGCGGATAGGGTAAACAACGTCGGCCATATCGTGACCTTCGTATAAGTGGAAGCGGCCTTGAAGAGCTGCAACTTCGACACCGTTAACTGTTCCCAGGATCAGTTTTCCATCGTGGCCTTGAACTGTGACTTTTTTGAAGTGTGGGATGTCGTTGTACGAGATGATGGTTTTGTTTTCCATCTTCTCAACGAAATCTCCCAATCCTGATCCTAAAACCACTCCAACTTTTGGAGAGCATTTTTTGATTGAGTGAATGTACGCGACTGTCTGATCTAATTTTTCTTTAAGAGCTTGCATATTTTACTTCTTTGCCTTTTTTGCAGGAGCTTTAGTTTTTGCCTTAGCTTTTGCAGGTGTTTTTTTAACTGGTGCAAACTTCGTCTGCACTTCAATGATTAATTTTTTCTTAGCGCGAGGTTTAGTTG carries:
- a CDS encoding purine-nucleoside phosphorylase; this translates as MQALKEKLDQTVAYIHSIKKCSPKVGVVLGSGLGDFVEKMENKTIISYNDIPHFKKVTVQGHDGKLILGTVNGVEVAALQGRFHLYEGHDMADVVYPIRVLHKLGIDTVVLTNAAGGVNLGYKPGDLVILTDQINFTGRNPLMGPNDESMGPRFPDMGHAFNQELIDTLGKVSADLKIKTQQGVYMGVLGPTYETPAEIKMFRILGGDVVGMSTVHEVIIANHIGLKVCGISCVTNMGAGIIDQKLKHEDIKDEALKVMDNFTALLNNAIAKF